A DNA window from Papaver somniferum cultivar HN1 unplaced genomic scaffold, ASM357369v1 unplaced-scaffold_46, whole genome shotgun sequence contains the following coding sequences:
- the LOC113342650 gene encoding wall-associated receptor kinase 5-like: MTDCIHSNPLESSNSQHKNLNNIVVGACLDLFLLLMSLLTGLWIYWGYKKRKHMEVREEFFKKNGGLILNQLLDEREEDIETSRYVKGEKKHRSIAKIYTEQELTKATNNYHESQILGRGGFGTVYKGTLSNGEVVAIKKTKIVDMDQNEQFINEIAVLSQINHKNVVQLLGCCLESEVPLLVYEYIANGTLHQHLHERREGSVTLSWENRLRIASEVAGSLAYLHSEASIPIIHRDVKSGNVLLEDDFKAKVADFGGSRLNPTNEAQLSTVVQGTFGYLDPEYMQSSQLTDKSDVYSFGVLLVELITGEAVLSKDRPEEDRNLASYFLSSMKTNRLFAILDESLVKNDIERVGSVVGHQQIQEMAELAQKCLRMKGENRTSMKEVAIVLHGITRVSSNHPWVLDDEEGATSKEERMLLLESAELLSYTDSISTIGDSSKGISEYQTEGR, from the exons ATGACAGATTGCATTCACAGCAATCCTCTTGAGAGCTCAAATAGTCAGCATAAAAACCTTAACAACATTGTTGTTG GAGCCTGCCTTGACTTATTTCTTCTACTTATGAGTCTTCTGACTGGCTTATGGATATACTGGGGATATAAAAAACGAAAGCACATGGAAGTCAGAGAGGAATTCTTCAAGAAAAATGGTGGTTTGATTTTAAACCAACTACTTGATGAAAGAGAAGAGGACATCGAGACTAGTAGATATGTCAAAGGAGAAAAGAAGCATCGATCAATTGCTAAAATATACACCGAGCAGGAGCTGACAAAGGCGACCAATAACTATCATGAAAGTCAAATTCTTGGCCGCGGAGGGTTTGGCACGGTGTATAAAGGAACCTTATCTAATGGCGAAGTGGTTGCTATTAAGAAGACAAAAATAGTTGATATGGACCAAAATGAGCAATTCATAAATGAAATTGCTGTTCTATCACAAATCAATCACAAAAATGTGGTTCAGCTCTTGGGTTGTTGTCTAGAAAGCGAAGTTCCTCTGCTAGTTTATGAGTATATTGCGAACGGGACCCTTCACCAACATCTACATGAACGTCGTGAAGGTTCTGTTACTCTTTCATGGGAAAATCGTTTGAGGATAGCCTCAGAAGTTGCAGGATCATTAGCCTACTTGCACTCTGAAGCTTCCATACCCATAATCCACAGAGATGTCAAATCAGGTAACGTACTTCTAGAGGATGATTTCAAAGCGAAAGTCGCAGATTTTGGAGGTTCGAGGTTGAATCCTACCAATGAGGCTCAGTTAAGCACAGTAGTTCAAGGTACATTTGGGTACTTAGATCCAGAATACATGCAATCAAGCCAACTGACAGATAAAAGCGACGTTTACAGCTTTGGCGTTCTTCTTGTGGAATTGATAACCGGTGAAGCTGTACTTTCTAAAGACAGACCTGAAGAGGATAGGAATCTGGCtagttattttctttcttctatgAAAACCAACAGATTATTTGCGATTCTTGATGAAAGTTTGGTAAAGAATGACATTGAAAGAGTCGGTAGTGTAGTTGGGCACCAACAAATTCAAGAAATGGCTGAACTAGCACAAAAATGCTTAAGAATGAAGGGAGAAAACAGAACTTCAATGAAAGAAGTAGCAATAGTGCTGCACGGAATAACAAGGGTGTCGTCAAACCACCCTTGGGTCTTGGATGATGAGGAAGGTGCAACAAGCAAAGAAGAACGCATGCTCTTGTTAGAATCAGCTGAATTACTATCTTACACAGACAGCATATCAACAATTGGTGATAGCAGCAAAGGGATATCGGAATATCAAACAGAGGGGCGTTAA
- the LOC113342691 gene encoding 60S acidic ribosomal protein P3-like, with the protein MGVFTFVCKSSGGKWSAKQFEGDVEASADCAYDLERKLVQEVLSRDSSGAVQSNFSLVTPTSGVFQVVIGGASAGSFVASSGGGAAASSGGAAAAEAPAAEEKKEEKEESDDDMGFSLFD; encoded by the exons atggGAGTCTTCACATTTGTTTGCAAGAGTTCAGGTGGAAAATGGAGTGCAAAGCAGTTCGAAGGTGATGTTGAAGCATCAGCTGATTGTGCTTATGATTTGGAGAGGAAATTGGTTCAGGAAgttctttctcgtgattcttctGGTGCCGTTCAATCcaacttctctttggttactccTACTTCTGGTGTCTTCCAG GTTGTTATTGGTGGAGCAAGTGCTGGCTCTTTTGTTGCAAGCTCTGGTGGTGGTGCAGCAGCAAGCTCTGGTGGTGCAGCAGCTGCTGAAGCACCTGCAGCTGaggagaagaaggaggagaaagaGGAGAGCGATGATGACATGGGATTCTCTCTCTTTGATTAG